A region from the Bradyrhizobium erythrophlei genome encodes:
- a CDS encoding GNAT family N-acetyltransferase produces the protein MSDLSLTILAETANDAQAIERLHERTFGPGRFVLSAYRLREHVDHLLDLSFTAWIGTLLVGSVRQWPICVGDTKALLLGPLTVEPPFRDRGVGRVLLDRALKDAKAKGHRLVLLVGDEAYYSRVGFKSVPKGRAIMPGPVDYSRLLVAELVDGAFTGVSGAIRPDWSLAR, from the coding sequence ATGAGCGACCTCTCTCTGACGATACTGGCCGAAACCGCCAACGACGCGCAGGCAATCGAACGGCTGCACGAACGCACCTTCGGGCCCGGCCGCTTCGTGCTGAGCGCCTACCGGCTGCGCGAGCACGTCGATCATTTGCTCGATCTGTCGTTCACCGCCTGGATCGGCACGCTGCTGGTCGGCTCGGTCCGTCAATGGCCGATCTGCGTCGGCGACACCAAGGCGTTGCTGCTGGGGCCGCTGACGGTCGAGCCGCCGTTCCGCGATCGCGGCGTCGGCCGCGTGCTGCTCGATCGGGCGCTGAAAGACGCCAAGGCAAAGGGCCATCGCCTGGTGCTGCTGGTCGGTGACGAAGCCTATTACAGCCGGGTCGGTTTCAAGTCTGTCCCGAAGGGACGGGCGATCATGCCGGGGCCGGTGGACTACAGCCGCCTGCTGGTGGCGGAACTGGTCGACGGGGCGTTTACCGGCGTGTCCGGCGCGATCCGCCCGGACTGGAGCCTGGCGCGATAG
- a CDS encoding DUF58 domain-containing protein produces MAAETTHAADGEILAIRRADGESRTLAATLPRLVLEARRIAANVIHGLHGRRRAGAGESFWQYRRFVSGEPSQNVDWRRSARDDHLYVREQEWEAAHTVWLWPDRSPSMAFASRQARDSKLERALIVTFALAELLVAGGERVGIPGLMNPTASRAVIDKMAQAMLHDDAARLSLPPSFVPSALAEIVVLSDFWSPMPEIRAMLTGLSASGAHGTLVQVVDPAEESFPYSGRIEFVEPEGGGEITAGRAEKWVGDYVARVAAHRDEIRHDTNKLDWLFSTHTTSRSAAELLLFLHSGMMVNKGSVRTATVKAGRTA; encoded by the coding sequence ATGGCCGCAGAGACCACGCACGCAGCAGATGGGGAGATTCTGGCGATCCGACGTGCCGATGGCGAAAGCCGAACGCTCGCCGCGACGCTGCCGCGCCTGGTGCTTGAAGCCCGCCGCATTGCCGCCAATGTCATTCACGGCCTGCACGGACGGCGCCGCGCCGGCGCCGGCGAAAGTTTCTGGCAATACCGCCGCTTCGTGTCCGGCGAGCCGTCGCAGAATGTCGACTGGCGCCGCTCGGCGCGCGACGACCATCTCTATGTCCGAGAACAGGAATGGGAAGCCGCCCACACCGTGTGGCTGTGGCCGGACCGCTCGCCCTCGATGGCGTTCGCGTCCAGACAGGCGCGCGACAGCAAGCTGGAACGCGCGCTGATCGTGACCTTTGCGCTCGCCGAGCTGCTGGTCGCCGGCGGCGAACGCGTGGGCATCCCGGGCCTGATGAATCCGACCGCGAGCCGCGCCGTGATCGACAAGATGGCGCAGGCGATGCTGCACGACGATGCGGCGCGCCTCAGCCTGCCGCCGTCCTTCGTGCCGTCGGCGCTGGCCGAAATCGTGGTGCTGTCGGACTTCTGGTCGCCGATGCCGGAGATCAGAGCCATGCTGACCGGCCTGTCGGCCTCCGGCGCGCACGGCACGCTGGTGCAGGTTGTGGACCCCGCCGAGGAAAGCTTTCCCTATTCGGGCCGGATCGAATTCGTCGAGCCGGAAGGCGGCGGCGAGATCACCGCGGGCCGCGCTGAAAAATGGGTCGGCGATTACGTCGCCCGCGTCGCGGCCCATCGCGATGAAATCCGCCACGACACCAACAAGCTCGATTGGCTGTTCTCGACCCATACCACCAGCCGCTCGGCGGCCGAGCTCTTATTGTTCCTGCATTCTGGCATGATGGTGAACAAGGGCAGCGTGCGCACCGCAACCGTCAAAGCGGGGCGAACCGCATGA
- a CDS encoding TonB-dependent receptor, with amino-acid sequence MASRRAASRPTAQPTPTPVSPAEQLAAKSSVFDQARNNLYTTIGTTSDTISHQTIQDLPQGDNQSVEKVLLQAPGVSQDSAASGSLHVRNDHANVQFRINGVMLPDGLSGFGSIFDTSFVGTMALVVGALPAEFGQRTVGLVDITTRTDLFNNSGTVSTYGGSHGTITPSIEYGGTFGGNCAATPATTPGYVKAPAAAADCFPGVQYYFTGRYLQNTVGIENPTPAYNAIHDFSQQERGFAYMSAFIDPTTRVSLIAGTSNNNFQIPNVPGAPIGQNGFVTNAFGVTSFDSALLNENQWELTHFGVLSVQKSVDGFDGQLSYFTRYNNLHFLPDPVGDLLLNGIASTVTRTSYTNGIQGDGSYQVNSANTIRAGFSVSGEQVFVGNTSLVEPCMICDGTDNGQPFPITDNVSKLGVLMGVYAQDEWKLTNQFTINAGLRFDQMEQFVSANQLSPRFSATYKPFENTTFHAGYARYFTPPVLVEAAPANIALFNNTTGAASAGATNDPVLPERSNYYDVGVDQKIPLGCTSSSPKDCSSLELGVDAYYKTAKDLIDNGQFGQALVLSAFNYEKGWNEGIEFHAKFNSPYLQAYGNVAVAQQRAINPVSNQFLFDNTVPLDDLGGLTRLQYAQTHFIYTDHNQFVTASAGAVYQFCGRPATVSETFGSGGLWWCGTKLSADMIYGSGLRNGDANIGTVPAYTQVNAGIKREFFLPNDPMPMTVRFDVVNVFDKIYEIREAGGIGVFASQFGPRRGFFLGVSKKI; translated from the coding sequence GTGGCTAGCCGGCGCGCAGCGTCCCGGCCAACAGCGCAGCCGACACCGACACCCGTTTCGCCAGCCGAACAGCTTGCCGCAAAGAGCAGCGTCTTCGATCAGGCGCGCAACAATCTCTATACAACCATCGGCACGACCTCCGACACGATCAGCCACCAGACCATCCAGGATCTCCCCCAAGGCGACAATCAATCAGTCGAGAAAGTGCTGCTGCAGGCTCCCGGCGTCTCGCAGGATTCCGCCGCCAGCGGCTCGCTGCATGTCCGCAACGACCACGCCAACGTCCAGTTCCGCATCAACGGGGTAATGCTGCCCGACGGGCTCAGCGGCTTCGGCAGCATTTTCGACACCAGCTTTGTCGGCACCATGGCCCTGGTCGTCGGCGCCCTGCCTGCCGAATTCGGGCAGCGCACGGTCGGTCTCGTCGACATCACGACTCGCACCGATCTTTTCAACAACAGCGGTACCGTCAGCACGTATGGCGGCAGTCATGGAACCATTACGCCAAGCATCGAGTATGGCGGCACCTTCGGCGGCAACTGTGCCGCGACGCCCGCGACTACGCCGGGCTACGTCAAGGCGCCGGCGGCTGCCGCGGATTGCTTCCCCGGCGTCCAGTACTACTTCACCGGCCGCTATCTGCAGAACACAGTGGGGATCGAAAATCCGACGCCTGCGTACAATGCGATCCACGATTTCTCCCAGCAGGAGCGGGGCTTTGCCTACATGTCCGCGTTCATCGACCCGACCACCCGGGTCAGCCTGATCGCCGGCACCTCGAACAACAACTTTCAGATTCCCAATGTTCCCGGTGCGCCGATTGGACAAAACGGCTTTGTCACCAATGCATTCGGCGTCACCAGTTTCGATTCAGCGCTCCTCAACGAAAACCAATGGGAGCTCACTCACTTCGGCGTATTGTCGGTGCAGAAATCCGTGGATGGCTTCGACGGGCAGTTGTCCTATTTCACGCGCTACAACAATTTGCACTTCTTGCCGGACCCGGTCGGCGATCTGTTGCTGAACGGCATCGCCTCGACCGTGACCCGCACCTCCTACACGAACGGCATTCAGGGCGACGGCTCGTATCAGGTCAATTCGGCCAACACGATCCGCGCCGGCTTCTCGGTCAGCGGCGAGCAGGTATTCGTCGGCAATACGTCGCTGGTCGAGCCCTGCATGATCTGCGACGGCACCGACAATGGGCAGCCGTTCCCGATCACTGACAATGTCTCGAAACTGGGCGTGCTGATGGGGGTCTATGCGCAGGACGAGTGGAAGCTCACCAATCAGTTCACGATCAATGCCGGCTTGCGCTTCGATCAGATGGAGCAGTTTGTCAGTGCCAACCAGCTCAGCCCGCGGTTCAGCGCCACCTACAAGCCCTTCGAGAATACCACGTTCCATGCCGGCTATGCGCGCTACTTCACGCCGCCGGTGCTGGTAGAGGCGGCTCCTGCCAACATCGCCTTGTTCAACAATACGACCGGAGCGGCGTCGGCCGGCGCGACCAACGACCCGGTCCTGCCTGAGCGCTCCAATTATTACGATGTGGGCGTCGATCAAAAGATCCCGCTCGGATGCACCTCTTCGTCGCCGAAGGACTGCTCCAGCCTCGAACTCGGCGTCGATGCCTATTACAAGACCGCAAAGGACCTGATCGACAACGGCCAATTCGGACAGGCCCTGGTGCTAAGTGCTTTCAACTACGAAAAAGGCTGGAACGAAGGCATCGAATTCCATGCCAAATTCAATAGTCCCTACCTCCAGGCCTACGGCAACGTCGCCGTGGCGCAGCAGCGGGCGATCAACCCTGTTTCGAACCAGTTTCTGTTCGACAACACCGTGCCGCTCGACGATCTCGGCGGCTTGACCCGGCTTCAGTATGCCCAGACGCACTTCATCTATACGGATCACAACCAGTTCGTTACCGCCTCGGCGGGTGCCGTTTACCAGTTCTGCGGCCGGCCCGCGACGGTCAGCGAAACGTTCGGCAGTGGCGGGCTATGGTGGTGCGGCACAAAACTCAGCGCCGACATGATCTATGGCAGCGGCCTGCGCAATGGGGACGCCAACATCGGCACTGTGCCGGCCTATACGCAGGTAAATGCCGGCATCAAGCGCGAATTCTTTCTGCCCAACGATCCCATGCCGATGACGGTTCGTTTCGACGTCGTCAACGTGTTTGACAAGATCTACGAGATCAGGGAGGCAGGCGGCATCGGCGTGTTCGCGTCACAGTTCGGCCCGCGCCGCGGCTTCTTCCTCGGCGTCTCGAAGAAGATATGA
- a CDS encoding AAA family ATPase, which produces MAGADSVEKLEDVIVRSAEQVAEQIRAAKDAISTVIFGQDRVIENTLVTILSGGHALLIGVPGLAKTKLVETLGTTLGLDAKRIQFTPDLMPSDILGAEVLDESNTGKRSFRFIAGPVFAQLLMADEINRASPRTQSALLQAMQEQHITVAGARHDLPKPFHVLATQNPLEQEGTYPLPEAQLDRFLMEIDVDYPDRDAERRILFETTGAEETLAKVSMNAEILITAQRLVRRLPVGDSVVEAILSLVRSARPGPEGGEAGKLIAWGPGPRASQSLMLAVRARALLDGRLAPSIDDVLDLAEPVLKHRMALTFSARAEGRTIPDVIKQLKTRIG; this is translated from the coding sequence ATGGCTGGCGCAGACAGTGTCGAGAAACTCGAGGACGTCATCGTCCGTTCGGCCGAGCAGGTCGCCGAACAAATCCGCGCCGCGAAAGATGCGATCTCCACCGTTATTTTCGGCCAGGACCGGGTGATCGAAAATACCCTGGTGACGATCCTGTCCGGCGGTCATGCGCTCTTGATCGGCGTGCCCGGCCTTGCCAAGACCAAGCTGGTCGAAACGCTCGGCACCACACTCGGGCTGGACGCCAAGCGCATCCAGTTCACGCCCGACCTGATGCCTTCGGATATTCTGGGCGCCGAGGTGCTGGACGAGAGCAACACCGGCAAGCGGTCGTTTCGCTTCATCGCGGGTCCAGTGTTCGCGCAACTCCTGATGGCCGACGAAATCAACCGCGCCAGCCCGCGCACCCAGTCGGCGCTGCTGCAGGCCATGCAGGAACAGCACATCACGGTTGCAGGCGCGCGCCACGATCTGCCCAAGCCGTTCCATGTGCTGGCGACGCAAAATCCGCTGGAACAGGAAGGCACCTACCCGCTGCCGGAAGCGCAGCTCGACCGCTTCCTGATGGAGATCGACGTCGATTATCCCGATCGCGACGCCGAGCGGCGCATCCTGTTCGAAACCACCGGCGCCGAAGAGACGCTGGCCAAGGTGTCGATGAACGCCGAGATCCTGATCACCGCGCAACGGCTGGTGCGGCGGCTGCCGGTCGGCGATTCCGTGGTCGAGGCGATCCTGTCGCTGGTGCGCTCGGCGCGTCCGGGTCCCGAGGGCGGCGAGGCCGGCAAGCTGATCGCCTGGGGACCGGGTCCGCGCGCCAGCCAGTCCCTGATGCTCGCGGTCCGCGCCCGCGCATTGCTCGACGGCCGGCTCGCGCCGTCGATCGACGACGTGCTCGATCTCGCCGAGCCCGTGCTCAAGCACCGCATGGCGCTGACATTCTCGGCGCGCGCCGAAGGCCGCACCATTCCCGACGTGATCAAACAATTGAAGACGCGGATTGGTTGA
- a CDS encoding DUF2946 domain-containing protein — protein MKWFRSKIKYGSRLALFALAVQFVFSFGHFHGVTAQAAAAVISVAAQTGAYDTDGLPAADAVDRSARPQPASNHDPDQQPSDTCAICAVMAMANNLLFATPPLLLLPQAVEFLYQTTDAEFVHLNSVRVAFQPRAPPVS, from the coding sequence ATGAAGTGGTTCCGATCGAAGATCAAATATGGCTCGCGGCTCGCGCTGTTTGCGCTTGCTGTGCAGTTCGTATTTTCGTTCGGACATTTCCATGGCGTCACCGCGCAGGCCGCAGCCGCGGTCATATCCGTCGCTGCCCAGACCGGCGCTTATGACACTGACGGCCTGCCCGCCGCCGACGCCGTTGATCGGTCCGCCCGGCCGCAGCCGGCGTCCAATCACGACCCGGACCAGCAGCCGAGCGATACCTGCGCGATCTGCGCCGTCATGGCGATGGCGAACAATCTGCTGTTCGCGACGCCGCCGCTGTTGCTGCTGCCGCAGGCGGTCGAATTTCTGTACCAGACCACCGACGCGGAATTTGTCCATCTGAATTCGGTCCGCGTCGCCTTTCAGCCTCGCGCGCCCCCTGTCTCCTGA
- a CDS encoding DUF1007 family protein, which yields MTRSVRFLADVLAAVVGLAICLSPAIAHPHVWVTAASELIYGPNGSVTAIRHAWTFDDMFSTYALQGIVTKKKGVYTREELAPLAQTNVDSLKEYGFFTYAKVDGKKQPFLPPTDYFLEYKDAALVLHFTLPFKTPIQTRELVVEIFDPSYFVDFALQKQNPIRLVGAPAACTMAIELPNDGSAGAQKLGEANFLNGNNSNYGAMFANKITIDCP from the coding sequence GTGACCCGGTCAGTACGATTTCTGGCGGATGTGTTAGCCGCCGTTGTGGGGCTGGCTATTTGCCTAAGCCCGGCCATTGCCCATCCGCACGTATGGGTCACGGCCGCGAGCGAACTGATCTATGGACCTAACGGCTCGGTGACGGCGATCCGGCACGCCTGGACATTCGATGACATGTTCTCGACCTATGCGCTGCAGGGCATCGTTACCAAAAAGAAGGGAGTCTACACGCGGGAAGAACTGGCGCCGCTGGCGCAGACCAACGTGGACTCCCTGAAGGAATACGGCTTCTTCACGTACGCCAAGGTCGACGGCAAGAAACAACCTTTTTTGCCCCCGACCGATTACTTTCTCGAATACAAGGATGCTGCTCTGGTGCTCCACTTCACCCTCCCGTTCAAGACTCCGATCCAGACCAGGGAGCTTGTCGTGGAGATATTCGACCCGAGCTATTTCGTGGACTTTGCGCTGCAGAAGCAAAACCCGATTCGCCTTGTCGGGGCGCCGGCTGCTTGCACGATGGCGATCGAACTTCCGAACGATGGATCTGCCGGTGCCCAGAAATTGGGTGAGGCCAATTTTCTGAACGGAAACAACAGTAATTACGGCGCAATGTTCGCGAACAAGATTACCATTGATTGTCCTTGA
- a CDS encoding nickel/cobalt transporter, whose protein sequence is MKSSRRTALNCLAIMAIAIVADGVLHSALAQNPFGGPPAAPDAQVGGIVGWLLTKQSEFYREMSSTIRAAKADGSAVWTLLAISFAYGIFHAAGPGHGKAVISSYLVANEETARRGIVLSFVSALMQSLIAVLIVGIGAWLLNVTAKTMCGAERVIEIASYTLIAAFGVRLVWSKGGGFIRALRSTYSGSGPLLAPALAHAAALHHGHGHHSHDHGDHGHHHHDHAPARAIGHAHAEHDDPGHVHDEHCGHSHGPEPAQLSGPGGWRRGFGAVLTVGIRPCSGAILVLVFALAQGLFWAGVAATFVMGLGTAITVATIAVIAVSAKGLAQRMTAGRDGAGALVMRGIEFGAAGLVLLFGVGLLLGYIAAERVTCF, encoded by the coding sequence ATGAAATCAAGCCGACGGACCGCGTTGAATTGTCTTGCGATCATGGCGATCGCGATCGTCGCCGATGGCGTTCTGCACAGCGCGCTGGCGCAAAATCCGTTCGGCGGTCCCCCTGCGGCGCCCGACGCGCAGGTCGGCGGGATCGTCGGCTGGCTGCTGACGAAACAATCGGAATTCTATCGCGAAATGTCCTCGACCATTCGCGCCGCCAAAGCGGACGGCAGCGCGGTGTGGACCCTGCTCGCGATTTCGTTTGCCTACGGCATCTTCCACGCGGCCGGCCCTGGCCACGGCAAGGCCGTCATCTCGTCCTACCTGGTTGCCAATGAGGAGACGGCGCGGCGGGGCATCGTGCTGTCGTTCGTGTCGGCATTGATGCAATCGCTGATCGCGGTGTTGATCGTCGGGATCGGTGCCTGGCTGCTCAATGTCACCGCGAAAACCATGTGCGGCGCCGAGCGTGTCATCGAGATCGCCAGCTACACGCTGATCGCGGCATTCGGCGTCCGGCTGGTCTGGAGCAAGGGCGGCGGCTTCATCCGGGCGCTGCGCTCAACTTACAGCGGATCCGGACCACTGCTTGCGCCGGCGCTGGCGCACGCGGCAGCGCTTCACCATGGTCATGGACATCACTCGCACGATCATGGTGATCACGGACATCACCATCACGACCATGCCCCGGCACGGGCCATAGGGCATGCGCATGCGGAGCATGACGACCCCGGCCACGTCCACGACGAACATTGCGGACATTCCCATGGTCCGGAGCCCGCGCAGCTTTCCGGTCCTGGCGGCTGGCGGCGGGGTTTCGGCGCGGTTTTAACCGTCGGCATCCGGCCATGTTCCGGCGCCATTCTCGTCCTGGTGTTCGCGCTGGCGCAGGGACTGTTCTGGGCCGGCGTCGCTGCGACCTTCGTGATGGGGCTTGGCACCGCGATCACGGTCGCAACCATTGCCGTGATTGCGGTCTCCGCCAAGGGACTGGCACAGCGGATGACCGCCGGCCGCGACGGCGCCGGCGCATTGGTCATGCGCGGCATCGAGTTCGGAGCCGCCGGGCTGGTGCTGCTGTTTGGTGTGGGATTGCTGCTGGGCTACATCGCCGCCGAGCGAGTGACCTGCTTCTAG
- a CDS encoding DUF4159 domain-containing protein, producing the protein MAGLPLSFAEPFLLLGLLSLPMLWWLLRVMPPRPRRVEFPPTRLLFDIAPKEETPSRTPWWLTALRLLAAALVILAAAGPIWNPRNGAAAGSRAPLVILLDDGWSAASSWDARIKAADELIADADNDRRGVALVPLSEPARDITIMPGGTARVALRQLAPKPYSIERVETLPAIERFLKATGDCEIAWLSDGVDTGRGPEFLEGLSKTIGDRALTIYEGGTPAPLALAAAENAAAKMTVKVLRTRGGVEAGLVRALDQKGSPIGETRFTFAPQDRETEAAFDLPVELRNDIARLEIGGERSAGAVQLLDKRWRRRAIGVVSGSSSDTAQPLLASTFYLTRALGPFADVRLGDKGAPQQVITQFLDQKLPMIILADVGTLSPEIRERLAAWIEQGGVLVRFAGPRLAQADDDLVPVKLRRGGRSLGGSLTWEKPQHLAAFTADEPFAGLAVPKDVTVNRQVLAEPDAILATKSWASLEDGTPLVTGEHRGKGVVTLFHVSADMRWSDLPMSGTFVEMLRRIVDMSGYTSNPGAGVAGETAADTVAPLHILDGFGAFGPPPSTAKPLSADYRDRATVEHPPGFYGPAEGPLAVNTLAAADRIAPLDTSSLRARHASYTNAEPRDLRGMLLSAALALFLIDAVIVAMLGAGIAALLRRRAAPAALAVAIMGAAMLAATLIVPGPARADSSDDFAIKATSQTRLAYVVTGNADVDSIVKAGMAGLTLFLAQRTALEAGDPVGIDPAHDELAFFPLIYWPIVPGAAKPPQDAINRIDAYMKQGGTVLFDTRDAVEAPPGENGAAQTPGMLALRNILASLDVPELEPVPREHVLTKTFYLLRDFPGRFNTGQTWVEALPRGDDDEDASRPARGGDGVSPIIITSNDLAGAWAIRPDGQPMLPLTPGEPRQREFAFRSGVNIVMYTLTGNYKADQVHAPALIERLGQ; encoded by the coding sequence ATCGCAGGCCTGCCGCTGTCATTTGCCGAACCGTTCCTTTTGCTGGGCCTGCTGAGCCTGCCGATGCTGTGGTGGCTGTTGCGGGTGATGCCGCCGCGGCCGCGCCGCGTCGAGTTCCCGCCGACGCGGTTGTTGTTCGACATCGCGCCGAAGGAGGAAACCCCATCCCGGACGCCGTGGTGGCTGACCGCCTTGCGGCTGCTGGCGGCGGCGCTGGTGATCCTGGCCGCCGCGGGCCCGATCTGGAATCCGCGCAATGGAGCTGCCGCCGGCAGCCGGGCACCGCTTGTGATCCTGCTCGATGACGGCTGGAGTGCTGCCTCGAGCTGGGACGCCAGGATCAAGGCCGCCGACGAACTGATCGCGGACGCCGACAACGACCGCCGCGGCGTGGCGCTGGTGCCATTGTCCGAGCCCGCCCGCGACATCACGATCATGCCCGGCGGCACCGCGCGGGTGGCGCTGCGCCAGCTTGCGCCCAAACCCTATTCGATCGAACGGGTTGAAACTCTCCCGGCCATCGAACGTTTCCTGAAAGCAACCGGCGATTGCGAAATCGCCTGGCTGTCGGATGGTGTAGATACCGGGCGCGGGCCGGAGTTTCTCGAAGGCTTGAGCAAGACCATCGGGGATCGCGCGTTGACGATTTATGAAGGCGGCACGCCAGCGCCGCTGGCTTTGGCCGCCGCCGAGAACGCCGCTGCGAAGATGACCGTGAAGGTGCTGCGCACCCGCGGCGGCGTCGAGGCGGGCCTGGTGCGCGCGCTCGACCAGAAGGGCTCGCCGATCGGCGAGACGCGCTTCACCTTTGCGCCGCAGGATCGCGAGACCGAGGCCGCGTTCGATCTTCCGGTCGAGCTGCGCAATGACATCGCGCGGCTTGAAATCGGCGGCGAACGATCCGCCGGCGCGGTGCAGCTGTTGGACAAGCGCTGGCGCCGGCGCGCCATCGGCGTGGTCAGCGGGTCGTCCAGCGATACCGCGCAGCCGCTATTGGCATCGACGTTCTACCTGACCCGCGCGCTGGGGCCGTTCGCCGATGTCCGGCTCGGCGACAAGGGGGCGCCGCAACAGGTGATCACGCAATTCCTCGACCAGAAGCTGCCGATGATCATCCTAGCCGACGTCGGAACGCTGTCGCCCGAAATCCGCGAGCGCCTTGCGGCGTGGATCGAGCAAGGCGGCGTGCTGGTGCGCTTCGCGGGACCTCGCCTAGCGCAGGCCGATGACGATTTGGTACCGGTCAAACTGCGCCGCGGCGGCCGCAGCCTCGGCGGCAGCCTGACCTGGGAAAAGCCGCAGCATCTCGCCGCCTTCACCGCCGACGAACCGTTCGCAGGTCTCGCGGTGCCGAAGGACGTCACCGTCAACCGGCAGGTGCTCGCCGAACCGGATGCGATCCTGGCGACGAAGAGCTGGGCCTCGCTGGAGGACGGCACTCCGCTGGTGACCGGCGAGCATCGCGGCAAGGGCGTCGTGACCCTATTCCATGTCAGCGCCGACATGCGCTGGTCCGACCTGCCGATGTCCGGCACCTTCGTCGAGATGCTGCGGCGGATCGTCGACATGTCCGGCTATACGTCCAATCCGGGCGCGGGCGTCGCCGGCGAGACCGCCGCCGATACAGTGGCGCCGCTGCACATCCTCGACGGCTTCGGCGCGTTCGGGCCGCCGCCCTCGACCGCCAAGCCACTGTCCGCCGACTACCGCGACCGCGCGACGGTCGAGCACCCGCCGGGCTTCTACGGCCCGGCCGAAGGTCCGCTCGCGGTGAATACGCTGGCGGCCGCCGACCGCATCGCGCCGCTCGACACATCGTCCTTGCGCGCGCGCCACGCCAGCTACACCAACGCCGAACCGCGCGACCTGCGCGGCATGCTGCTGTCGGCGGCGCTGGCGTTGTTCCTGATCGACGCCGTCATCGTCGCCATGCTCGGCGCCGGGATCGCGGCGCTGCTGCGGCGGCGCGCGGCGCCGGCCGCATTGGCGGTTGCGATCATGGGCGCGGCGATGCTGGCCGCGACATTGATCGTTCCCGGGCCGGCGCGCGCCGACTCCAGCGACGATTTCGCCATCAAGGCGACTTCGCAAACCCGGCTCGCTTATGTCGTCACCGGCAATGCCGACGTCGATTCCATCGTCAAGGCCGGCATGGCCGGGCTGACCCTGTTCCTCGCGCAGCGCACGGCGCTGGAAGCCGGCGACCCCGTCGGCATCGATCCCGCGCATGACGAGCTGGCGTTCTTCCCGCTGATCTACTGGCCCATCGTGCCGGGCGCGGCGAAGCCGCCGCAGGACGCCATCAACCGGATCGACGCCTACATGAAGCAGGGCGGCACCGTCTTGTTCGACACCCGCGACGCCGTCGAGGCGCCGCCGGGAGAGAATGGCGCTGCGCAGACGCCGGGCATGCTTGCGCTGCGCAATATCCTCGCCTCGCTCGACGTGCCCGAACTCGAGCCGGTACCGCGCGAACATGTGCTGACCAAGACATTCTATCTGCTGCGCGACTTCCCCGGCCGCTTCAACACCGGCCAGACCTGGGTCGAGGCGTTGCCGCGCGGCGACGACGACGAGGATGCCTCGCGCCCGGCGCGCGGCGGCGACGGCGTGTCGCCGATCATCATCACTTCCAACGATCTGGCCGGCGCCTGGGCGATCCGTCCCGACGGCCAGCCGATGCTGCCGCTGACGCCGGGCGAACCGCGGCAACGTGAATTCGCCTTCCGATCCGGCGTCAACATCGTGATGTACACGCTGACCGGAAACTACAAGGCAGACCAGGTGCACGCGCCCGCGCTGATCGAACGGCTCGGGCAGTAA
- a CDS encoding NUDIX domain-containing protein produces MNPQGLRRRFEPVLRWFFHLYWRFARGMTLGVRGVVLDSQNRVFLVRHSYVAGWHLPGGGVEVGETFRDALTRELAEEGRIELLGEPALHGIFLNRHVSRRDHVAVYLIRQFRQDRPPEPNREIAATGFFEVAALPAETTQGTRLRISEVLEGRAPIATWR; encoded by the coding sequence ATGAACCCGCAGGGCCTGCGAAGGCGTTTTGAACCGGTGCTGCGGTGGTTTTTTCATCTCTATTGGCGTTTCGCCCGCGGCATGACGCTCGGGGTCCGCGGCGTGGTGCTGGACAGTCAGAACCGCGTGTTTCTCGTCAGGCACAGCTATGTCGCGGGCTGGCATTTGCCGGGCGGCGGCGTCGAGGTCGGCGAAACCTTCCGCGATGCGCTCACCCGCGAGCTTGCGGAAGAGGGCCGAATCGAGCTGCTCGGGGAGCCGGCGCTGCATGGAATCTTCCTCAACCGCCACGTTTCCCGCCGCGACCACGTCGCGGTCTATCTGATCCGGCAGTTCCGGCAGGACCGGCCGCCCGAGCCGAACCGCGAGATTGCAGCCACGGGCTTCTTCGAGGTTGCCGCGTTGCCGGCCGAGACAACCCAGGGTACCCGGCTGCGGATCTCTGAGGTGCTCGAAGGCCGCGCGCCGATCGCGACCTGGCGTTAG